The genomic interval ACCCCCTTTGAAACCCCGCGTCCTACGGACGTCGGGCGCCAGACCGGCCGGCGGCCTGGCGAGGACGCTGCGATGCAGCTGAAACAGGAGCAAGCGATGGGACGTCGAGCCGTAGGCGATCAGAAGTTGAGTAAGGCATATTCGTTTCGACTGCCGGAAGATCAGGCCGCCGAACTTAACGCCAAGATTGTAGAGAGCGGGTTGGATGCATCCGTATTCCTTCGCGATTTCGTTTTGAAGAATAAGACAACGGTTGTGGTAAGGCCCAAGGCCAGCCTTGAGAAGCGGCGAATGCAATTCGTTATTAACAAGGCGGGTAACAATCTGAATCAGATTGCGCACATGCTCAACACGGCTAATAAATCGCAACGGATGACGGATCAGTTGTTCCGGCAGTCGGCTGCCGCGCTGCAGGAAATCGCCAAGTACATGAAGGCTGCGCTAGATCATGTTGATTAGAGTCAGCGGTGGCGAGGAAGGTATCAAAGAGTACCTGGAGGAAGGCCATAAGCAAGGCCGGGAGTTCTCACGCGATGAGTTAGACGAGCGGGTCATCTTGGCGGGTGACCTCGATTTCACTCAGGGCATTATTGATCGTATGGAGCCAGGCCGTGAGCGGTATCTTCATATCACGCTTGCGTTCAAAGAGGACGAGATACCGGAAGAGACGCTTCGTGCGATCGCAGAGGACTTCCGTAAATTCCTGTTTTCTGCTTATCGAGACGACGAGTATAGCTTCTACGCAGAAGCTCACTTGCCAAAGATTAAGAGTTATGAGCACCAAAGCACTGGCGAGACTGTCGAGAGAAAGCCGCACATCCATATTGTCGTTCCAAAAGTCAATTTGCGTAGCGGCGGTGTCCTTAATCCGCCGGGCTTGGTAGAGCGCAATGAAATGTATGTCGATGCGTGTCAAGAGAACATCAACAACAAGTATGGACTTGCAAGTCCCAAAGATAATCGTCGTGTCCATTTCACGGATGCCAGCGACATGATCCAGCGGTACAGGGATGATAATTTCTCTGGTGCGTACAAGGATTTGAAGAAGGCGATCCTCACGGCCGTCACCGAGCGCGACATCACGACGTATCAGGAATTCGGGAAGCTGGTCGAGGAGTACGGCGCGACGAAGGTTCGCAACGCGGGCAGTGACACGGCCTATTTCAACGTGAAGCTCGACGTCAATGCAAAGGGCGTTAACCTCAAGGACTATCCGTTTAGCCGCGAATTCATCGAACTGCCGGGCGAAGAAAAGAAACGCATCCTCTCTGCCGAGGTACAGCGTGAATACGAGATACAAGGCCAGGCCCGAAAGGACAAGGGCAATATTGATGCGGCGTTGAACGACTGGCATAGGTTCCGTGCCAGGGAAATCAAGTACGTCAACAGCGGGAATAAGAAGCTGTACCAAGCCTACCGCCAGGCGTCACCCGAGGACCGCGAAAAGATCCTCGACCAGCTGGCGACCAGGTTCTATACCAGGTATCCCGAGCCGAATTTTGAGCGGGAGCCGTTCACAGGAAAAAACCCATTCGCTCCAGATTACGGGTTCAAGCAGCCGAGCAGGAGCGGCAGCGAGCAACGTGACCGGGGCGAGCTGCGCAGTACACCAGGCCGCGCCGGGTATGACGACCGCGCGATCGACCAGTTTGGCGGCCACCCGACGCGCGATCGCGCGCCGCTGGCGGCCGGAGACTTCGAGCAGAAACACAAACTCAACCAGGAGCAAAATCATGAGCCAGAACGATACGCCGGGAAAAACCGGGTCCGATACGAGTACGGATTCAAACGGCCTTCCGGCGACGCCGGCCGCGACACCCTCCAGGACCGCTCAGAACGCGCCACAGGGCGCCGATCAGCTGGACTTGGTGGATATGGACTCGGCGTGGCCGGACGAGGC from Massilia putida carries:
- a CDS encoding plasmid mobilization protein, yielding MQLKQEQAMGRRAVGDQKLSKAYSFRLPEDQAAELNAKIVESGLDASVFLRDFVLKNKTTVVVRPKASLEKRRMQFVINKAGNNLNQIAHMLNTANKSQRMTDQLFRQSAAALQEIAKYMKAALDHVD